ATGATTGCAGGGCTCACCATCAACAGCTTCTGCTTATCCTTTAAAAACACCCAGAATATCCGAAAAAGCATCCTGGTTACCTCGCCCATGGTTTTGATTTATAACCTTTTAGTCCCCTCCTGGGGCGGTGCGATTTATGAATCCTTTGCCATACTGTCCGCTCTTATCGGCATTTTCAAAAATAAAGAGTAAACATCTCCCTCTGATGAGGGAGATGTTTTTATATCTACAAAAAAAGACGGAATTCTTTTTAAAAGAATTCCGTCTTTTTCAGATTACTCTCCGGTTGTAAATACAAATGTTTCTTCTACAAATTTAGGACTCATCCAATCATCTTCATCATATACCGAAAGGGTGAATTCTATTTCCTCAACCTTTTCAATACCTAGCTCTTCAAACTCGGTATCAAAGAAAGAAATATCGCTCTTTGCTTTTTTTCCGCTTTGCACAGTTTCCGCCCAAAACGGATCACACATGTACCCGTTTACAGAAACATTTTTCATGGTAAACATCAGATTTTTATCTGTCTTGTTTTCAAGCTCTGCTTTTAAAGTATAACCCCACAAATTGTCCTCTTCAATATCTGTGATTTTGAAAATACAATTTTCATCATCAACAAATATTTTTTCAACCATCCCTTTACTGTCCTGCGCAGGTGCTTCTTTCGGTGCAACTTTTTCTGCGCCCGTTGTACTCGAATCGACTCCGCATCCAACCAGTACAACAACCAGCATGCATGACAGAACCACTAACAACATTTTTTTGAAATTCATAAAGATTCCTCCTATTTTTGACATTTAGTGAATGTCATATTTTACATCATTATATCATATAATTTACTTGTTGACAAGTACTAAATGTCAAAAAGGGGATTTTTTTATGTTTATAAATAAAAATGTTGACGGTTCAAATAATATATGTGGGAAAAAAATCTCCGAATTACGGAAAAGTATGCATGTATCACAAAGAATTCTGGCAGACAAATTGCAATTATCCGGTCTGGATGTGGACAAAAACGCAATTCAAAGAATCGAGTGCGGAAAAAGATTTGTAACGGATATTGAATTGTTGGCATTCTCTAAAATATTTAATGTAAGTGTTGATGATTTATTAAAATAAAAACTGCATAATACAAAAAAAGCTCCCGTTCGGGAGCTTTTTTTATCTTTCAATTATGTAGGCAAAGCTGTTGGAAGCAAGCACATTTTCTTCAACGGTATCAAAATACACCTGATGTCCTTCATAGGTTATGGAGTACACATACAAATCATCCATACCTATGCCGTGCGATTCAACCGCAAGCCCTGCAAGATCCGAAATCTCATCGGGCGTATATTCCTTGTCCTTTTCCATTCCGAACACGAAATCCGAAAGGGTTGCATTTACCGCATGGCAGATTGAATCCTCGGCAGGCTCCTGCAGGCTTAAATCATCCTGATTTACAAAGCAGAAATAGTTACCCGTTTTGGGAAAATGAAATGCAGTCCCCAAAATCCAGGTCGCACCGTCTGACGGTCCGTACTCTTCTTTGATTTCGCTGTAGGTCTTGCCCAGAACCTCTAAAAGCTTGGGATTAAATCCGCTCTGCACTTTCGGTTCTGCTTGCTTTTCAGGCTCTTTTCCGCCACAGCCCGCAAGCAAGCATGACAGAAGCATCACCGCAACCAATAATGAAATGATTTTTTTCATATGTACCCACTCCTTTGCTTTTATTATATACCGCTTCGCAACAAAAAGCAAGAGTTTGTTATTCTGTCAGGTTAAACGCGTGATTTAACGGTCCCGCGCCTTGTCCTAAATCCAACATGGCAGAGAGTGCGCCCGAAACATAATCTTTGGCGCTTTGTACGGCTTCCTCCAATGAAAGTCCTTTGGCAAGACCACAGGCGATGGCACTTGATACTGTACAGCCCGTACCATGGGTGTTGGGATTGTCTATCCTTTTCCCGTAAAACCACTTAAAAATGCCGTTTGCATACAGCAAATCATTGGCATCACAAACAAGGTGACCGCCCTTTAATAACACCGCACAGCCAAAAGCATCCCCTATACTTTTGGCTACTGTTTCCATATCGTCGGCATTTTGAATGGTAAGCCCCGACAACGCTTCCGCCTCGGGGATGTTGGGGGTTACGAGGGTTGCAAGGGGAAAAAGCATTTTTGTAAGTGCTTCCACCGCTTCGTTTTTTATCAGAGGATTTCCGCTGGTTGCCACCATAACCGGATCGACCACAATATTTTTGGCTTTGTAGAATCGAAGCCTTTCTGCAATCACCGCAATCAGTTCTTTGGAAGAAACCATGCCGATTTTTACCGCATCGGGGAAAATATCGGTAAACACCGCGTCCAGCTGTTGTTTTAAAAAGGCAGGAGAAGCTTCTTCAATGGCGCGCACGCCCATGGTATTTTGTGCTGTCATGGCGGTGATGGCACTCATGCCATACACACCGTTTGCAGTCATGGTTTTAAGGTCTGCCTGAATGCCTGCGCCGCCGCTTGAATCACTCCCTGCAATGGTGAGTGCCGTCCTCATTTTTCTTTTTCCAAACAGTACTTCTTCTGCTTTTTCAAAATCAGCAATATAAAAATCTGCAGTTTTTTGGAGTTGTTCCTGCTCTTGTTCATGGGAATCCAACACACCGACCGTAATAAAGCCGTCTCGCTTTGCGGTTTGCAGAGCATGCAGAGCATCCTCAACCACCGCCGTTTCCTCTTTTTCGGTTTCAAGATGCGCTTGTGCCTCACGGTAAATGTGCGGTTTTTCTTTTCCGTGCCCCACTTCGGCACAGGTGAAAATCTCTGAAAAACAGGAACGCACACCAAGCCTTTGAAGGGCAGTTTCCGCTAAAGCTTTGTCCGTGACGGTGGCAACGCACATTTTTATGCCCCGTTTTTGCAGACACGCCAAAAAGGCTTTCACGCCTTTCTTTAACAAAACCTGTTCCTTATAAAAATCTTCAATCATTCGGGTGATGCCTGCTACAATTTCCTCTACCGAAAGAGAAACCCCGTAATTTTGCCGATAATACATGGCAGATTGCTCTAAGGTAAAGGTTTTAAAGGTTTCTTTTAAGTTTTCTTTGGGTTCTTTGCCCAAAGTACGGAGATAGTCCTCGGCAACGGTATCCCAGATACCCATGGAATCTAAAATTGTACCGTCCAGGTCGAATATTGCACCTTTAATCATCCTTTACCACCTGCTTTGTTAAATTCTTTAGCTCGCGGGTGGCATTTTCAATGTCGGCTGCTCCAAAAATCGCGCTGATGACCGCCACACCGCATATTCCGCTTCCCGAAAGCTTTAAAACATTTTGTTTGCCAATACCACCAATGGCGATGACGGGAATCCTGACCGCCGCACAGATTTCTTTTAGGGTTTCAAGGCTCACGTCCTCCGCATCGGCTTTAGAGCCTGTTTGAAACACCGCGCCGACCCCTAAATAATCCGCACCTGCTTTTTCTGCCAAAATGGCCTGCTCCACTGTTTGTGCCGACACGCCCAAAATTTTGTCCTCGCCAATCAAAGCACGCACCGCCGTTGCTTCCATATCTTTTTGTCCCACATGAATGCCGTCAGCGTTTGCCTTTCGCGCAATATCAATATTGTCGTTTACCACAAAGGGAACGCCATATTTTGCACAAAGGGCTTTGATTTCCAGGGCTTCCTGCAAAAAAGTGTCCTCGTCTAATTCTTTTTCCCGAAGCTGAACAAAAGTCGCACCGCCCTTTAAGGCCTGCTCCACCTGCTCTGAAAGCGTGCTGTTTCCAAGCCATGTCCTGTCGGTCACCGCATAGAGCAGTAAATCTTTTTTATCGCACTTCATAGCTTGCTCCTTTGTTCAATGTTTGCGCATCCATATTATAAATGGCATCAATAATACGGTTTCGTAACGTAGAATTCCCCTCGCCCGGCAAAAGATGCGCACAGCCGATTTCGCCCGCAAGACCCATCATGCAAACCGCCGCCGCTATGGCTTTTGTTTTGTCTTGCGGATTGGCAACGGCAAACGCGGTGGCAAGTCCCGAAAGCTGACAGCCCGTGCCGGTAATGCCGCTCATTTCAGGTCTGCCGTTGCGGATAACATAACAATTTTGCGTGTCCGCAACCAAATCTATCGCGCCCGTAACCGCAATGACTGCGCCTGTTTTTTGGGAAAAATCCTTTACAAAGCGCACCATTTCGTCTAAATTCTCCTCTGTCACCGTGTCCGCAGAATCGGCATCCACCCCTTTGGTGGTACCAAATCCTAAGGCTAAGGTTTTAATTTCCGAGATGTTTCCGCGAATGATATCGGGGCGAATTTTTTGCATCAGCGCCAAGGCTGTTTCGGTGCGGAGCTTGCTTGCACCTGCCCCGACCGGGTCAAGCAGTACCGCATGCCCCTCTTCCTTTGCTTTTGTGCCTGCCACAAACATTCCCTCAATACTTCTTTCGTTTAAAGTTCCGATGTTGATGCAAAGACCACCGCAGATGGATGTGATATCTTCCACATCTTTAGGCTCGTCAGACATAATCGGACTTGCACCGCACGCCAAAATCGCGTTTGCCACATCGTTTACCGTCACATAGTTTGTGATGCAATGCACAAGCGGTTTGCTCTCTCTTACTTTTTCAAGCTGGTTTCCTAACATTTTTTGCCTCTTTCTCCGAATTTTTCGGGTTGTATTCAATTATCCAGCGGAAACCTTCCTTTTAAAAAACAAAAAGCGGAAATTATCGATTTGATAACTTCCGCAAATATGCTTATTTTCAGGCATCCCTACGTTGGCATTATCCAAATCAGGTTATCGGTCGAAGGTCGCACCTTCCTCTCAGCCTGTATTACAAGCTCCCGTCTGTTTAATTGTAAGTCTATTATACTCCTTTTTTCTTAAAAATGCAAGCCTTTTTCTGCATTTTATTTATGCATATCCCTTTGGGATGGGTTAAAGCTTACCTTTTCAACATTTTCGTTCCATACCTTTTGCTATACTCACCTCTTATTCAGTATCCCGAATTCAGATGTAACTATGCAAAAAAGGCTGTAAATTTAATACAGCCTCTTTTTTAGGATTTTGATACCTGCTCCGCTGACTCTTCTAACATTTTTATAAAACACTCTGTAAGGTCTGAGCGTGTTCTGTCCGTGTGCAGGATGTAACCTATGTTATAGTACGAATCGCTTTCGAGCGGTATGCTGATAATTTTTCCTTCGTTTAAGGTGGACGGCATAATCCCCGTGCCTACCGTATAGCTGTCGGTGGTCAGCAACACGTTCATCAGACTCGCTCTGTCGCTGATTTCTATGTGCTTCTTCACATCCGAAATTTCCATAATTTCTTCAGTAAAAAAGGAAACATTATGGTTTCCCTGTTCGTATGAAACAAACGGATATTTAGCCAGCTCGCCATAAGTTAAAATGCTGTTGTTGCAAACCGGATGCTCTTTTCTGACAAATACATGCGGTAATGTCTTCAGTACGGAGGTAAAGTTTAATTTTTTATTAGTCAGAATTCGTTTCATGATATCAAAATCCGTGTTTTTAATCGCAATAATTCCAATATCGCAATACCCGCTTTCCACATCATGGATGACGTTATATGTCTTTGTTTCAATCAAAGATATTTTATAGGTATCCTCTGCAACCAAATTTAACATTTTCCCGAATATATCAGCCACAAAATCATAATGCTGTGTTGCGATATACAGCTTTTTGCATCTTTGATCTGAGTTATATTTGGCAAGTATCAAATTGTTCTGTTCAATAATCTGGGAAGCATACCTGACAAACTCCGCACCGTCACTTGTAAGGCAAACACCGTTGTTGGAGCGCTCGAAAATTTTTATGTTCAGCTCCGATTCAAGCGCTTTGACAGCGGCAGATAAGC
This genomic window from Clostridia bacterium contains:
- a CDS encoding helix-turn-helix transcriptional regulator yields the protein MFINKNVDGSNNICGKKISELRKSMHVSQRILADKLQLSGLDVDKNAIQRIECGKRFVTDIELLAFSKIFNVSVDDLLK
- the thiD gene encoding bifunctional hydroxymethylpyrimidine kinase/phosphomethylpyrimidine kinase, giving the protein MIKGAIFDLDGTILDSMGIWDTVAEDYLRTLGKEPKENLKETFKTFTLEQSAMYYRQNYGVSLSVEEIVAGITRMIEDFYKEQVLLKKGVKAFLACLQKRGIKMCVATVTDKALAETALQRLGVRSCFSEIFTCAEVGHGKEKPHIYREAQAHLETEKEETAVVEDALHALQTAKRDGFITVGVLDSHEQEQEQLQKTADFYIADFEKAEEVLFGKRKMRTALTIAGSDSSGGAGIQADLKTMTANGVYGMSAITAMTAQNTMGVRAIEEASPAFLKQQLDAVFTDIFPDAVKIGMVSSKELIAVIAERLRFYKAKNIVVDPVMVATSGNPLIKNEAVEALTKMLFPLATLVTPNIPEAEALSGLTIQNADDMETVAKSIGDAFGCAVLLKGGHLVCDANDLLYANGIFKWFYGKRIDNPNTHGTGCTVSSAIACGLAKGLSLEEAVQSAKDYVSGALSAMLDLGQGAGPLNHAFNLTE
- the thiE gene encoding thiamine phosphate synthase, coding for MKCDKKDLLLYAVTDRTWLGNSTLSEQVEQALKGGATFVQLREKELDEDTFLQEALEIKALCAKYGVPFVVNDNIDIARKANADGIHVGQKDMEATAVRALIGEDKILGVSAQTVEQAILAEKAGADYLGVGAVFQTGSKADAEDVSLETLKEICAAVRIPVIAIGGIGKQNVLKLSGSGICGVAVISAIFGAADIENATRELKNLTKQVVKDD
- the thiM gene encoding hydroxyethylthiazole kinase, translating into MLGNQLEKVRESKPLVHCITNYVTVNDVANAILACGASPIMSDEPKDVEDITSICGGLCINIGTLNERSIEGMFVAGTKAKEEGHAVLLDPVGAGASKLRTETALALMQKIRPDIIRGNISEIKTLALGFGTTKGVDADSADTVTEENLDEMVRFVKDFSQKTGAVIAVTGAIDLVADTQNCYVIRNGRPEMSGITGTGCQLSGLATAFAVANPQDKTKAIAAAVCMMGLAGEIGCAHLLPGEGNSTLRNRIIDAIYNMDAQTLNKGASYEVR
- a CDS encoding LysR family transcriptional regulator; amino-acid sequence: MTIQQCKYVLEILKMGSFNEASKTLYIAQSSLSAAVKALESELNIKIFERSNNGVCLTSDGAEFVRYASQIIEQNNLILAKYNSDQRCKKLYIATQHYDFVADIFGKMLNLVAEDTYKISLIETKTYNVIHDVESGYCDIGIIAIKNTDFDIMKRILTNKKLNFTSVLKTLPHVFVRKEHPVCNNSILTYGELAKYPFVSYEQGNHNVSFFTEEIMEISDVKKHIEISDRASLMNVLLTTDSYTVGTGIMPSTLNEGKIISIPLESDSYYNIGYILHTDRTRSDLTECFIKMLEESAEQVSKS